In Anaerolineales bacterium, the following proteins share a genomic window:
- a CDS encoding YraN family protein: MKHNQRIGKWGEEIAADYLAQRGCEILARNARTPYGEIDIVAKQAEVIVFIEVKTRTSDKMGLPEESITARKRQHMIAAAEHYAAEHEIDDWQIDVISIEGKPGTQPRITYFENAI; this comes from the coding sequence ATGAAACACAACCAGCGCATCGGCAAGTGGGGCGAAGAGATTGCCGCAGACTATCTTGCTCAGCGCGGATGTGAAATTCTCGCCCGCAACGCGCGCACTCCCTACGGCGAAATTGACATCGTTGCCAAGCAAGCCGAGGTCATCGTCTTCATCGAAGTAAAAACCCGCACCTCAGACAAGATGGGCTTGCCGGAGGAATCCATCACCGCGCGCAAACGCCAGCACATGATCGCGGCGGCGGAACACTACGCGGCGGAACATGAAATTGACGATTGGCAAATTGACGTGATTTCAATTGAGGGGAAACCGGGGACACAACCGAGAATCACTTATTTTGAAAATGCAATCTAA